The Pimelobacter simplex genomic sequence CACGGCGACGTCGAGGCCCCGCTCGCGCAGCCAGGCCAGGTCGGCCAGCGTCGCCCGGGTTCCGGGCAGCACGACCAGGTCGGCATCGGCCAGCCGGGCGGGGTCGGAGACGAACTCCACGTCGAGGGCGGGCTCCAGCCCGAGCGCGTCGACGTCGGTGAAGTTGCTGATCCGCGGCAGCCGGACGACGGCCACCTTGCGCACGCCCGCACCGACCTCGGCCCGGCGCCCGGCCAGGTCGAGGGCGTCCTCGGAGTCGAGCCACAGGTCGGGGTGCCACGGCAGCACGCCGTACGTCGGCCGGCCGGTGCGGCGCTCCAGGTCGGCCAGCCCGGGCCGCAGCAGGTCGACGTCACCGCGGAAGCGGTTGACGACGTACCCCTTGACGAGGGCCTGGTCGGCCTCGTCGAGCAGCATCAGCGTCCCGTACGCCGACGCGAACCACCCGCCGCGGTCGATGTCGCCGACCACGATCGTCGGCACGTCACCGTGCTGGGCCAGCCCCATGTTGACGTAGTCGCTGGAGCGCAGGTTGATCTCGGCCGGGCTGCCCGCACCCTCGGCGACGACGAGGTCGAAGCGCGAGCGCAGGTCGTCGAAGGCGGCGAACGCGGTCTCGGCCAGGTGGGCGCGGCCGTCCTGCCAGTTGCGCGAGGACACCTCGCCCGCGGGCTGACCCATCCGCACGACGTGGCTGCGCCGGTCGCTGCCGGGCTTGAGCAGCACGGGGTTCATCGCGACCTCGGGCGTCACCCCGGCGGCGATCGCCTGCACCCACTGGGCCCGGCCGATCTCGCCGGGCACTCCGTCGGGTCCGGTGACGACCATCGAGTTGTTGGACATGTTCTGCGCCTTGTACGGCGCCACCCGGATCCCGCGCCGCGCGAACGCCCGGCA encodes the following:
- a CDS encoding cobyric acid synthase: MTRGAALLVAGMTSDAGKSVVTTGLCRAFARRGIRVAPYKAQNMSNNSMVVTGPDGVPGEIGRAQWVQAIAAGVTPEVAMNPVLLKPGSDRRSHVVRMGQPAGEVSSRNWQDGRAHLAETAFAAFDDLRSRFDLVVAEGAGSPAEINLRSSDYVNMGLAQHGDVPTIVVGDIDRGGWFASAYGTLMLLDEADQALVKGYVVNRFRGDVDLLRPGLADLERRTGRPTYGVLPWHPDLWLDSEDALDLAGRRAEVGAGVRKVAVVRLPRISNFTDVDALGLEPALDVEFVSDPARLADADLVVLPGTRATLADLAWLRERGLDVAVQRHAAAGRPVLGICGGCQMLGRRIEDPDGTEGTAGAAVDGLGLLDLTTRFAPEKRLALHEPAGYEIHHGRITGATTAGSVTGTMVHGSLEDDATRGAYLESALGVASGASFPAARAARLDLLGDLVEEHLDLDALLELTR